One Drosophila teissieri strain GT53w chromosome X, Prin_Dtei_1.1, whole genome shotgun sequence genomic window, GCCATAGGATCCCGGGTAGTTGGGATCCGGCCGCACGCCCATGTAGCCCGGCTGACCGGGCTGGCCCACCTGGTTGCCGTAGGAGAAGGGGCGACCGTGCTCGTCGGTGCCGCTCACGTAGTAGGCTCCATTGCCGCCCGCTCCGCCGTAGGAACCACGCGAATCGATGCCGGCGTATCCGTAGCTGTACTGCGGATCCTGGCCACTCAGACTTCCCGGCGGATGCATCCCGCTGGACTGGGCGTTCGAGTAGACGCCCACGCCCGCCGCATTCCCATTGTTCCAGTGCACCGTTCCCGCCTGGGCATCCACTGGATTCAAATGATATAAAGTTCAGTTAGTGTTGGTAACCAGTTAAAAGGTAATTCCCGCGATCACAAAACAACCGCCTCTCCTGTATGAAAAAAAGCTGACATGGCCCTTTCAAACTGAGACCAAATCATTTGTAAATCATTTTTGGTAAATGAAGAAGGCAATTATCCATTTTATAAGCTTCTCAAGTcagttaaaaatgttaaaacttCAACCTGAAATTGCCgaatttttaaagcatttaaggTAATTGAAACTGTGAAATCTCCGTAATTAggcattaaaaaatacattttattgcgTTTCGAAAGAAAAGATCAATATGAAGTGATGGGAATATTCCAGTGCTAAATTCTCCATCAGAAGTTTAAAttgatatttgtttacttGGCACTGTCAAAATGGTATAGTATGTAAGAGTACGCTGCGTTATTTGCCATGGAGACGCCGCTGAGgcttatatgtttatttatagtaGGATTCGTGCGACTTTTCATGCACTTGAATTTCATGGGACCGTTTCACTCACCAGCACTTAAATTAACAAGTGCCAACGCGATCACAATGACGATCAGAATGCGATTGAAATTCGACATGTTTTCCGAATGCGCGTTTGACTCAAACTAAACCGCTTCCAAAGTGCCGTTGACGGTTTTAAACTCGATTCCCAAGCCCGGCTCTCAGTCATTAGCAACAATAGCGATTTGCTGCCTGAGTCATCTTTGTTGGTGTTTATTTACTCAACTTGAATGGGGCTGTAGTTTCGCAGGGGTATGGTCGATATAGGCACTTTATTGAACATGCCCTCTTAAAAAACACTAAAATGCTTATCAGGAATCGCTGGACATTAAGTTGCCATACCTATCAACTACAGGAAATGGTATTGGGATACATATAACGAGAGAAAATAGGTAATATATTTGGGTGAAATGTCAGAACTAGGTATCATATAGTACAAACATACACTCACAGATTGGAAATATATCTCCCTGCAGCCAAATGATCCCTTTAATGAAAAATGGTAGGCTGTATGTAatgggtatctaatagtcggaACACTCTTATCAATTCCTCAGcacaattcaattaattactatttaatattaaatttagcTTTAATAATATCTACATACGTACATACCAATGTGGATGTAAAAGATACCAAGTTCATTCATTGTTGAAACaatcttgtttttatttgcatatgaGATTATTTTCTCTTCGATCAAAAAACATAGCTTACATCGTAGCTTATTTCCCAATTGGGAACACGCAACTTAAAGCACTTTGATGTTCGAGTCTCgaaatactttttgttttgctgtttagAACACGATAATTGGTTGGGTCATTAATGATATGCACGACACGGGCCAGGGTCATCATGGGTTAAGGTGTGCTCCCATGTTGGCTTGCCCCAGAAGTCGAGATACTTAACATAGATCTCCTGGGGAATGCCGAGTCAGTCTGCTTTGATGATCGCCCGAATTGCATTCAAACGAATCTTCGTTGATCTTTGATGACCaagtatatttacatatttacatctACACATTTACATGTATATTGTTGTCCAACCATTTCGCACCTTTCAGGTGATGCATATGGGGCGCTTTGGGGGGGCGGAGAAACAATGCAGGCACGTTGTGGCTGCCGTTCgaccaaaaatatacatacacatgtagaaaatgaaaagcccACAACACAATTGGTGGGCAAGTGCGAATTGTTTGCTTTCTCAGTTGTGACGTAAAGCAATTTGGGTCGGCCGATAGGGTAATGCTCATGGAATCCATGCAGTGCGGTTCGAAACAATTCAATAGCttatgtttgtatttttgcagCTCTGCAGGAGGGTAGATAGTGAAAGTGAATAGTGAATAGTGGCTTCTGCCATTCGACTGATATGTTCATTGACGACTATTCATACCCATTGCTCGCGCAGTAAAAGTTTGTATGGAGTTTTCGAAATTAGTTAGATCTGTTAATGTAAAATTGCAATTGATCCAAAAACATAAGTAAAACAATATCTGTTaagtttcttaaatatttaaatactcacatagaaaataataatagaaaataaaatcatcaaataataatttacttcataatttgtaataaacaatttttgataCAATTCTTTGTTATATTTTAGTTACAATAAAGTAATAGGCATTTGGCTTGCCGCTTAATTGAGAATTTTTGAAAATCGTTAGCTTTGAATATTCGATTACGTGGGATAAAGTGATGATAGCTTATTGAAAAGCAAGGTGGCAAagtgactgactggctggcaaCGCCGGCTGGCAAGCGCGCGCAGCGTTGCCACCGGGCAAACAGATCCTGCGCAGTGGACCAAGTTCTCCGGCCAAGGGTTCAACTCGCCCCTTCCTGCCCTGCATTTCGCTCCCCGttcgtgtgtgttttgctCACCTACTACGTTTGTGTTatggtttttcctttttcgggGAGTCCAACCAACCACCCGCCTCCCAGCGCCGAGTGAAATTGGAGAGGAAAAGCTAGTTCGAGTGCGATtaccgctgctgctggtgctggtgctagtgcctgtgcttgtgcttgtgctggAGCTGGCTGTCAGTGGCTCGAGTTGGCCGTGTTGGTGGATACCGTTGCCTTTTTGTGGCTCAGAGCGGTTTGTTTGTCCGCGAGCGGAATGCAGATAAGCGCGTTTTAAATGAACTACTGATCGCTCGAATGTAATACCCAACGAGGGTCGCCCAAACTTTATCGAAAGTGCAAcacaaaaacggaaaagggTCGAGAAAAGCGAGCGCAGGGTGCTGGAAAAATTGCATTGCCTTCTTTCTAGCGCACAAAGAAAATGAGCGCAAAGGTAGGCCAAGAGCGCGCCTCTCTTTCGCTgtatgcgtatgtgtgtgtgtgtgagtgtgtcctGAATGTGTGTGCAATCAGAAGTAACACCCCCATCCCCACCTCCGCCAAACAGTCGGACTCAAAGTTATAATTCCATTTGCAATTGAATAAATGCATCCCAGGCACGCCCCCTCTGCCTCTCACACATCTAAGCTGCTCCGGTTTTATGGTCCTTGGTATACAGAAATTGCAGGGATTGCACCACAAATGACGCAGGGTTCCCAACGAGCTACCATATGGTATATGTAGCATGTAGGATGCCAGGACACTCGGAGCTGGCATAACGACGGATAATGGCGAGTCGAGAGCACTCATGCCACCAGATTCCAACGCAGTGCAGCTCAAGTGAAGTCCCATTGTGGCGACTCGGAATCCATACACTTCTCATCTGTTGCCCTGCGAAAAGTGGCATAAAGCGCGTTTATTAACTCGGGCAATCCGAGGTAGCCACTATTTCAGATGGGCTGCGGTTCACTAAAACTCCTTTGGAGGGACACTACTAATAAAATAGCGAATGTTTTTAACCAATTGAGGTTAAGGTACATTAAGCTGCTTAAGAAATTAGTTCATCATGTTCCATGGAAATGGTTGAGTGAAATTTAATGACGATAGCTGCTTACGAAATTAGTTCATCATGTTCAATGCGACCTAATGATGCATCATCATATCCAATAAAGCTATGAACTTTATGGGTTTCCTACAAAGGTATCGAACAGTACTTAAGACGTCATTCCTGTTTATTTGCCTATCAAGTCCCACCTTTCAATGGTTTTCCACCTCCCATTTTCCAATACATTAGCCGATTTGATTGGGGGGCAAAAGGAGTGCTCGTTAGGCACAAAGCCATTTAATGCCTGTTTACATTCAACAGTCTGCCGAATGTCAGTTGGTGTGCAGCCCGTGTTTACATTGCGATGGAAAATCGCCGCACGAATTAGTCCAGACTGAGAAATACCCCCTAATGCTTAGTGCGTTTTAAGCTACCAGCTACTAACTGCGCTGGTATACCTCATACCACCTATCATCTatcatatttcatttatatcgCTTGTTGTCCGACACCAGATCACGTTCGTAAATCTATATCAAAAGCTTGGAGATACCAATTTGAAGGCAGCTCACACCATGAGCCACATTAATGGGCAAACAACTCGACTGCGAAAGCCGTCATATGGCGCCTCTCCAAACCCCCAATTGCAAATCGACATTAGAATATTCGGCATCGAGCGGGGATGGGGGTGCCAGCAACTAATATGGAAATGCACATGAACAAGGCCGAATGTTTTGGGTATATTGCATTGTGTTAATTGAATACATATGCCGCCGCTGCTCCTCGTTTCCATTAAGCGTGTGCCTGGTATATCGTATCCATTTCGACTACATCTTGGCACATATTGCCGCTGCCCCAGcagcaggcacacacacacacacagccagtCAATTAATTTGAGTACAATGCAAAACTATTCAATACATCGCGCCGCTGCTGGGCCGTAGATGTTGCTGGTTTCGTGGATGTTGCTTTCGGGCATTGCGGCGGAATTGGGTGGTCGCAGAACTCGGAACTCGCAACTCGCAGTCCCTGAGTTCCGAAGCTCGCCGGGCTCGCCGGGTTCGCCGGTCCCGACCGCCAGTGCCTTGCGAGCGGTCATGGGCTAAGCACGGATAAGCAAGTATCGTTGGCGCGCTCTGTTTTCGTACCGCTCATCCCGACGAGATTCCGAGAAATAAACACACTACCACATACCGTGCTCGCCGAACCAACAACACATTGtacatttgccatttgccaaaatGTGGCTTTCCGACTGCCGTTCGGTATGTCCGTGTTTCAGCTTCTGTATCACCATTTCTCGCTGGGCGCGATAGCTGCGATAGCCAGGCATGGAATGCAGACAAGTGGTTGGGTTAACCCTTAGGCTTTCGCAGTGTACATATGTGCTTTGAGACTTTGGATTTCTTTGGAATTTGGAATTCTTTGGATTTCAGTTCGTGATAAGGGTCCAAAGATTTTGGGAAACTATAGTCAACGTTCAACAATGAATAGTGTTTCATTAAAGCagcaaatttcatttgaaagtTCTATTCTGTAGCAATTATATACGAGTTTTCAGCAAAAGAAACTACGTTTGCTGTTGTCAAGGTGAAAGACAAAAGTTCACTCCTTGAGCAGCTGAGCTGGAGCATTGtctttttctatttatattcTAATTGCTAGAGTAATTTGCAAAATGTTGTTGCGACTATATCATACGTAAACGTCCATATCATCTGAGAACCCTaagcaaatggaaaactttcAATGTAACGCAGACAATGCGGCTGCTGACACAAGGGTTAACACTTTTGAGTACATAGACCCGCATATGGAAATGGGCAGCGGTGGGGGATGTGAGAGAAATATAAAGCACAAGGCGCTGAGTGAGCGCTAAAGAACGCACGGTATCTACACAATCCGAGCGGAAAAGCTCCGCTATGTATCTACGGATACACTGGGCCACTTATCAGATGCCCTACAGCCAAACATGTGATGATAGCAGAGGGCAgcaacatacatacatatcaaGATACTAGATACGCTCTATCTCATGACAGGAATTACAACAATTCGATTCTTATTCCAGATGACGCGCTACAAGCAGACCGAATTCACGGAAGACGACTCCAGTTCCATCGGCGGCATTCAGTTGAACGAGGCGACCGGCCACACGGGCATGCAGATACGCTACCACACCGCCCGGGTATGTGAGAAACCTCGGGGGGAGAGAGAACCCCCCGCGCACATATGCAACACCTCCCGTGCAAGGTGCCATGCAATGGAGGCACCGACAGCCGACAGCCACTTAGTCGTCGGTGGGCTCCGGCTTTATCTCTGTGGCAATGACCCAAAAACGAGTGGCGAATGGGGCCAACGCGAGCGCTTTTCTCATTTGCTCGAAGGCTGCCAGTTGACAGTGAAAAGTCTGCTCCTATGCGTGGGAGCTGTTGCTGGTGTGAGCTTTTCCCTCTGCGGACTCCCATGCATTCCCTACCACAAGACGGGGTTACTATCTTTTTGAGAGGCGGTTCGTTGCGGGTTTAAATATAGGAAGAAACGACACTTGAGGTGATCTTATTCCGTACGCCATGCGATAATTGCTGGCCCACTTGTCCGTAAATCCATCACCTTTATCCACACTTGAAGCTAACTTTCAAACATATCCCATCTTTGTCTTTGGAGAGTGTATTTCAGAGTCGGTGTGGCCTCTGAGAAATCATTTATAAGCCAAAGTCCCCTCTCTACCTCTGCGGTATATGGAAAAATTAGCCGGCAAGTGCCGTATGCTTACGAGATTGATCCCATGTAGATACTTAGATAGTCCCCGAATGTATACGGGTTTGAACTCATTTGAACCGCCGTCGCCTTGTTTACAAAACACAATTCGCTGGAAGAGATTGATGGGGAGGAATCTTTTGTGCCGCCATGGAGGCCAGATTGATTGGTGGCTAATGCGGCTAAtcccattccatttccattccacaGGCCACATGGAATTGGCGCTCGAGAAACAAGACGGAGAAGTGGCTGCTCATCACCACCTTCGTGATGGCCATCACGATCTTCACGCTGCTCATCGTCCTTTTCACAGATGGCGGCAGCAGCGATGCGACCAAGCACGTCCTCCACGTCCAGCCGCACCAGAAAGGTATGTTTAGGGTGGCAATGATCTTGGAGTTTCCTCATGCTCGCATACTCAATCGAATCCCTTACAGATTGTCCTTCGGGCAATGAGCTTCCTTGCTTGAACAAGCACTGCATCTTCGCCTCGAGCGAGATCCTCAAGTCCATCGATGTGACCGTGGATCCCTGCGATGACTTCTACGGATATTCCTGGTGAGACAACTGAAACTAAAGTCCAAGGAGTGCGAGTAACTATTTGGCTGAATTTGAATTTCGCAGTAACCAGTGGATCAAGAACAACCCCATTCCCGAGGGAAAGTCCACGTGGGGCACCTTTGGCAAGCTGGAGCAGATGAACCAGTTGATCATCCGCAACGTACTGGAGAAGCCGGCAAAGAGCTTTAAGTCGGACGCGGAGCGTAAGGCCAAGATCTACTACGAATCCTGCCTGGACGCGGATGAGCACATGGAGAAGCTGGGGGCCAAGCCCATGAAcgatctgctgctgcagatcgGAGGATGGAACGTGACCCAGAGCGGCTACAACGTGACCAACTGGACGATGGGAAACACTCTCAAGACT contains:
- the LOC122624343 gene encoding collagen alpha-2(I) chain; the encoded protein is MSNFNRILIVIVIALALVNLSAVDAQAGTVHWNNGNAAGVGVYSNAQSSGMHPPGSLSGQDPQYSYGYAGIDSRGSYGGAGGNGAYYVSGTDEHGRPFSYGNQVGQPGQPGYMGVRPDPNYPGSYGYRNGGAIIASSVGATVTIALGLALAGMRL